The following proteins are encoded in a genomic region of Hylaeus volcanicus isolate JK05 unplaced genomic scaffold, UHH_iyHylVolc1.0_haploid 12278, whole genome shotgun sequence:
- the LOC128882083 gene encoding uncharacterized protein LOC128882083 isoform X1 — protein MKFFVLLLASMLISTNAMNNSDYKVYEDINYSEAWETLKLLERTYPSLVTIRKAEDIYGKKYPGKLFNDSKLMCGEKRCETPIVRLTVKENITQEVTRKPQVLLLGGFGGENTEGTAAIITYISMLCRYYERIPTLTHILKTRDLWLLPFPNSWGLYHRNDTELGIDPIFDFPYKVGNGGCFRTKTARIINELVSENLFQIVINFRYGSPAIGFSWGSYNHTPCGGVNQDICDLDSPDVISQSAIAEAMSDAAGDNDLNDSVTYGVRYMKGRRRNTLRNNKPGAFEDWIYAASWDHASIPQRCFADNEYPSKLQSDHPSFTKRASSFSIEIEKFRITYRMQIDYTFEDILQKHTFDPPVSRSIRAIHKAVELVKPEIIHQNKPILTSHSPTSARLKTQLLPIGCLHIDYLVAVVKEGAKCEGDSHRVPIFNSPRKCRSISPWDNWNFTESQEWQLSQSDVIDLDITIPTKDHAACIYFEYSFDSDWNRKSHSNAAVDPLSLLVLARSSYDLNVTTSNAKLVRQSHMQQNKMEQGAIYYAKYCHTNADGNVLVSDGVKAHTEDAARQSFAPGTFSLELKLAPVCVVRETDTN, from the exons atgaaattcttcgtttTACTCTTAGCTTCTATGCTTATATCTACTAATGCAATGAATAACTCAGATTATAAAGTGTATGAAGACATAAATTATAGTGAGGCATGGGAAACTCTGAAATTGCTTGAAAGAACGTATCCATCTCTTGTTACAATAAGAAAGGCGGAAGATATATATGGGAAGAAATACCctggaaaattattcaatgatTCTAAATTGATGTGCGGGGAAAAACG ATGCGAAACACCAATAGTCCGTTTAACTGTTAAGGAAAATATAACTCAAGAAGTCACAAGGAAACCACAGGTTCTACTTCTAGGAGGTTTTGGAGGAGAAAACACTGAAGGCACTGCTgcaataattacatatatttcgaTGTTGTGTCGATACTACGAAAGAATTCCAACTCTTACGCACATC TTGAAGACTCGCGATTTATGGCTCCTTCCATTTCCCAACAGCTGGGGACTTTATCATAGGAATGAT ACGGAACTTGGCATAGATCCTATCTTTGATTTTCCCTACAAAGTTGGAAATGGCGGCTGCTTCAGAACAAAAACA GcaagaataattaatgaacTTGTATCCGAAAATCTATTTCAAATAGTAATCAATTTTCGTTACG GTTCCCCAGCCATAGGATTTTCATGGGGTTCTTATAATCACACGCCATGC GGAGGAGTAAATCAAGATATATGCGACCTTGATTCTCCTGATGTAATTAGCcag AGTGCTATCGCTGAGGCTATGTCAGATGCTGCTg GTGATAACGATTTAAATGATTCTGTTACATATGGTGTACGATACATGAAGGGAAGACGAAGAAACACACTAAGAAACAACAAACCTGGAG cATTCGAAGATTGGATATATGCAGCATCATGGGATCATGCATCAATACCCCAA aGATGTTTCGCTGATAACGAGTATCCCTCTAAACTACAAAGCGACCATCCAAGTTTCACTAAAAG AGCGTCTTCATTTTccattgaaatagaaaaattcagaattacTTATAGAATGCAAATAGACT acaCTTTTGAAGACATTTTGCAAAAACACac ATTCGATCCACCTGTTAGTCGTTCGATTCGCGCGATTCACAAAGCTGTTGAGCTTGTTAAGCCTGAAATCATCCATCAAAATAAACCAATTCTTACATCTCATAGTCCAACTTCTGCCAGACTTAAAACTCAACTGTTACCCATTGGATGCTTACATATTGA ttACTTAGTTGCTGTGGTTAAAGAAGGAGCTAAGTGTGAGGGAGATTCTCATAGAGTACCTATTTTCAATTCACCTAGAAAATGTCGATCAATTTCACCTTGGGACAACTGGAATTTTACCGAAAGTCAAGAGTGGCAACTCAGTCAAAGTG ATGTCATTGATCTGGATATTACCATACCTACGAAAGATCATGCAGCTTGTATCTATTTTGAGTATAGCTTCGACTCAGATTGGAACAGAAAATCTCATTCAAATGCGGCAGTAGACCCTTTATCTCTTCTTGTACTTGCACGGTCATCATATGATTTGAACGTTACTACGTCAAACGCCAAGCTCGTTAGGCAATCTCACATGCAG CAAAATAAGATGGAGCAAGGCGCAATATACTACGCCAAATATTGTCATACTAACGCAGATGGAAATGTTTTAGTTTCTGACGGTGTTAAG GCACATACTGAAGATGCTGCACG gcAAAGTTTCGCCCCAGG
- the LOC128882083 gene encoding uncharacterized protein LOC128882083 isoform X2, producing the protein MKFFVLLLASMLISTNAMNNSDYKVYEDINYSEAWETLKLLERTYPSLVTIRKAEDIYGKKYPGKLFNDSKLMCGEKRCETPIVRLTVKENITQEVTRKPQVLLLGGFGGENTEGTAAIITYISMLCRYYERIPTLTHILKTRDLWLLPFPNSWGLYHRNDTELGIDPIFDFPYKVGNGGCFRTKTARIINELVSENLFQIVINFRYGSPAIGFSWGSYNHTPCGGVNQDICDLDSPDVISQSAIAEAMSDAAGDNDLNDSVTYGVRYMKGRRRNTLRNNKPGAFEDWIYAASWDHASIPQRCFADNEYPSKLQSDHPSFTKRASSFSIEIEKFRITYRMQIDYTFEDILQKHTFDPPVSRSIRAIHKAVELVKPEIIHQNKPILTSHSPTSARLKTQLLPIGCLHIDYLVAVVKEGAKCEGDSHRVPIFNSPRKCRSISPWDNWNFTESQEWQLSQSDVIDLDITIPTKDHAACIYFEYSFDSDWNRKSHSNAAVDPLSLLVLARSSYDLNVTTSNAKLVRQSHMQMEQGAIYYAKYCHTNADGNVLVSDGVKAHTEDAARQSFAPGTFSLELKLAPVCVVRETDTN; encoded by the exons atgaaattcttcgtttTACTCTTAGCTTCTATGCTTATATCTACTAATGCAATGAATAACTCAGATTATAAAGTGTATGAAGACATAAATTATAGTGAGGCATGGGAAACTCTGAAATTGCTTGAAAGAACGTATCCATCTCTTGTTACAATAAGAAAGGCGGAAGATATATATGGGAAGAAATACCctggaaaattattcaatgatTCTAAATTGATGTGCGGGGAAAAACG ATGCGAAACACCAATAGTCCGTTTAACTGTTAAGGAAAATATAACTCAAGAAGTCACAAGGAAACCACAGGTTCTACTTCTAGGAGGTTTTGGAGGAGAAAACACTGAAGGCACTGCTgcaataattacatatatttcgaTGTTGTGTCGATACTACGAAAGAATTCCAACTCTTACGCACATC TTGAAGACTCGCGATTTATGGCTCCTTCCATTTCCCAACAGCTGGGGACTTTATCATAGGAATGAT ACGGAACTTGGCATAGATCCTATCTTTGATTTTCCCTACAAAGTTGGAAATGGCGGCTGCTTCAGAACAAAAACA GcaagaataattaatgaacTTGTATCCGAAAATCTATTTCAAATAGTAATCAATTTTCGTTACG GTTCCCCAGCCATAGGATTTTCATGGGGTTCTTATAATCACACGCCATGC GGAGGAGTAAATCAAGATATATGCGACCTTGATTCTCCTGATGTAATTAGCcag AGTGCTATCGCTGAGGCTATGTCAGATGCTGCTg GTGATAACGATTTAAATGATTCTGTTACATATGGTGTACGATACATGAAGGGAAGACGAAGAAACACACTAAGAAACAACAAACCTGGAG cATTCGAAGATTGGATATATGCAGCATCATGGGATCATGCATCAATACCCCAA aGATGTTTCGCTGATAACGAGTATCCCTCTAAACTACAAAGCGACCATCCAAGTTTCACTAAAAG AGCGTCTTCATTTTccattgaaatagaaaaattcagaattacTTATAGAATGCAAATAGACT acaCTTTTGAAGACATTTTGCAAAAACACac ATTCGATCCACCTGTTAGTCGTTCGATTCGCGCGATTCACAAAGCTGTTGAGCTTGTTAAGCCTGAAATCATCCATCAAAATAAACCAATTCTTACATCTCATAGTCCAACTTCTGCCAGACTTAAAACTCAACTGTTACCCATTGGATGCTTACATATTGA ttACTTAGTTGCTGTGGTTAAAGAAGGAGCTAAGTGTGAGGGAGATTCTCATAGAGTACCTATTTTCAATTCACCTAGAAAATGTCGATCAATTTCACCTTGGGACAACTGGAATTTTACCGAAAGTCAAGAGTGGCAACTCAGTCAAAGTG ATGTCATTGATCTGGATATTACCATACCTACGAAAGATCATGCAGCTTGTATCTATTTTGAGTATAGCTTCGACTCAGATTGGAACAGAAAATCTCATTCAAATGCGGCAGTAGACCCTTTATCTCTTCTTGTACTTGCACGGTCATCATATGATTTGAACGTTACTACGTCAAACGCCAAGCTCGTTAGGCAATCTCACATGCAG ATGGAGCAAGGCGCAATATACTACGCCAAATATTGTCATACTAACGCAGATGGAAATGTTTTAGTTTCTGACGGTGTTAAG GCACATACTGAAGATGCTGCACG gcAAAGTTTCGCCCCAGG